The Neomonachus schauinslandi chromosome 11, ASM220157v2, whole genome shotgun sequence genomic sequence AGCACCCCGGGAGCTAGGTGAGCTTGGGTCCCCAATTCTACCACCCATAAGCATTTGGGATTTTGGCAAagcattcgttcattcatttcatccacaaatatttaagaAGCCTCTACTCagtgccaaacactgttctatGCACTGTGGACACAGTGGAGAATAAAACCGTGTAAAATAAGTGAAGTTCAGGTAAGTGCTGTGTAATGTGAAACTGACTTTAGATTGCATAGTCAGGGATGGCACCCgtaaaaggtgacatttgaacagggACACAGATGATAAAGACCCAGTTGTGAAAGAGCAAGGTTAAGTGCTTTCCAGGTAtagagaacagcatgtgcaaaggtcctaaGGTGAGAATAGTTTGGCCTGTGTTGCAGAGTGGGtgaaagaggggcagaggaggctTGATGAGATTGGAGAAGTAGACAAGGACCAGAGCATTCACAGCTTTGTGGGCCTTAGTCAAAAAGAGCTCAGATATCATTCCAACCACAATGGAAAACCAAGGGACGGTTTTATACAGAGTGACTTAGCctcatacttaaaatttttttaattaaatttttttttttttttttacttaagaataacacacagagaggggcacctgggtggctcagtccttaggtggctaattcttggtttctgctcaggtcatgatctcggggtcctgggatcaggcgaCCTGGGACTCCTCGCTCAGGGGcatctgcttgtggattctctctctctctctctccctctgcccctctccctgctctcgccctcacgctctctctaacaaataaataaatcttttaaaaaaataacacagagaaaaagatcagatatattttaaaagatcactttggctGCTGAGTAGACACTGGGTTGGAGGAGTAGAAGCCACAtaagctttctgagcctcagtttccacatccgCGGTGGTGAGAATACCCATCCCGTGCAGATCAGCGGTGAGTCAGGGTGGGGACACAGTCTGGTCCCAGGAGTCTCCTTGGCACTCGAGGCGCGGGCTGGGATGCGGAAGGCCCCATCTCGGGCCTGGGAGGCTGGCGCCCTAGCTACCCCTCCAAGGCCCTGACACAGACCCGGGAATTGCCTAGGCAATCCCGCTGTGGCTCACGAAGGCTGCCGCTGGGAGGCGCCGCGGCCCCTGTGTAGTCCCCAAAGGAGGCCCCGCCCACTGGTCCGCTCGGCGCTCGGCAGCTCGGGCCTGCTGCGGGCGAGCAGGGGCGGGGCCGTTACGTGAGGGCGGGGCCTCGGCCGGGGCGCCGGACAGTCGCGCTCCCAAGACTACGGCCCGGGGCGGGGCCTGCGTGCGGGGGCGGGACCGCGGCGCTAGGGGCAGGCGGGCACAGATGGCGGCGGCGAGGGGCACCTGAGCGGGCCGGGGCCATGAGCGCCACCCGGCCCCAGTTCAGCATCGATGACGCCTTCGAGCTATCCCTGGAGGACGCGGGCCCGGGGCCCGAATTCAGCGGGGTCGCCCGCTTCGGGCCGCTGCACTTCGAGCGCCGGGCCCGGTTCGAGGTGGCCGACGAGGACAAGCAGTCCCGGCTGCGCTACCAGGTGAACGGCCCGGCCCACCTCAACCCCAGCCCGAGTCCGGGCGGGACCCCAGGCCGGACCCTGGAGAAGCCCAACTCAAGGGAAAATCTGTCTAGAGGCCCCAGCCTACGTGGCCACTGATCCGGGGCCCTGCCCAGACCCTCTCAGCTCTGATTTTGGTCCCTAGCCACCACTGGAGAGCCCAGAACCGGAACCCGGGAGCAAGTCTCCTAGCCCCAATTGGAAATCCCACCCGGCGTCCCCACCCATCCTGGGTACCGacctaacccccaccccccaccccatccccctggCTGGAGAGCTCTCTGTACCTGATCCAGACCTCCCACTAAACTAGAAATCTCCATTCTCCCTAGAGGACTTCCACCAActctaggattctttttttttggagacgTGTAACAGATTCCTGTGCCCCAAACCTGGAAACCATGGGCTTCTGCCGTTCCTTGGTACCCCAAATCCAGAACCTTCATACTGGGCCCCTGAAATGCCATTCCGAAAGGTCCACCCTGACTCCCAAACTTGGGAGAACTCCTGGCCCTGAGACCCATGCGAGGAGCCCTCAACCAGCCCCTGTGGTTCCTGCCACCCCCTAACCCCCGAAGCCCCCAGCACCCACCTCCTACCTGGGTTTCGGTTTCTGTGAATCATCAAACCCGTTTTGCGGGAGGGTGGAGGGCCAGGTGAGCAGCTGTCAGGCGGCCAGGCAAACAGCTGTGTGGGCttgctctcctcctctccctgagaGGGGAGTAGGAAGGGCCTGGGCCCAATAACCCCTCTGAGCCCTGTGTTCTGGAATAGAACCTGGAGAACGATGAGGACGGAGCCCAGGCCTCTCCGGAGCCGGATGGGGGAGTCAGCAACAGGTCAGGGCCAGGTGGGGACCCATCCTGTACCTCTAGCCCTATGCTTCTGGCTCCTGTCCCCCAGGTCCCTGGCCAGTCTTTCACCTCACAACAGTCAGCTCTTTCACATCCTGTCCTACAAGGATTCCTAGCCTGATCCCCACTCCCCTCATGGGTTCCCCTGTCCTGCAGCATCACCCTaccccagtgccaggcacacccacccacccctaccAGGCTCTTTATCCTGAAGAAACCCCCCAACCTGGTCTGGCCCCTACCTCCCCACAGGTCACCTGTCCTGCAGGAATCCCTAGCTTGAATCCTCAGCCTTTCTCCACCCTCAGTCCTGCAGAGACCCCCCAGCCCTTGAATTCCTTGTCACCCTGTCCCCTCTCAGTGCCCTCATCCCGCAGGAACACCCAGCCCTAGTCCCTGCACCATCCCCCACCACGTCATCATGACCCccccttccttgcttcctctgcctctcactgGGCCCACCTGGCCTGCAGGGATTCCAGCCGAACGTCCATCCGCAGCTCCCAGTGGTCCTTCAGCACCATCAGCAATAGCACCCAGCGCTCCTACCATGCCTGCTGCAGGTGAGACCCTGCCCTGCTTAAGCCCCCTGTGCTCTGTCCCCCAGAACAGGCGGCCTGGGCTTTCTCCCTCAGTCCTCTGGGTGGGGAAGGGTAACAGGAGGGAGTTGGGCTCCTGTCACCTCTCACACGCATCCTGCTGTCCCGCCACCCAGCTGGACTCAACACCCTTTGATCCAGAAGAACCGCCGGGTAGTGCTGgcctccttcctgctcctgctgctggGGCTGGGTGAGTGCCCTGAGGGTCCCCTGCCTATCCCCAGGAGGGGTCCGGTGTCCCTTTGTGCCGGCTCAGCATCCCCCTTGGCACACTGAGCCTCCCTGCATCCTGAGCAGGCAGCTGGCTGCCATCACCCCacgcccattttacaggtgaagaaactgaggccttggGAGGAGTGGGCCCAGTCTcctggtcacacagccaggaaattACACGTAATTGAAAATGGAACTTGGTTCGGTgctccaaacttttttttctttcttctttcttcttcttcttcttcttttttttttttcccctaagccCATGTAATCCATCAGGGAGCAGAAGAGTAACAGCTCCACCATTTATTCTGTGTCTACTTCGAGCCAGGTGCAGGGGAGGCTTATTTTCCTGCCTTAcggaggtcacacagcaagagggaggcagggccaTGACCCAGAACCTGTGTAGGGACAGGTGCTCAGAGATATCCCTGCCAGCCCTACCCCCAGAGCACCTGTCATTTCCCCTTCTCTGGAGTCTGAGCGCAGATGAGGACCTCTCCCTGCCCCGCGCTGTGTACATCCATTgcccagatggggaaactgaagcccagagcaGGCAGATCTCGCAGCCAGATGTTTTTGGACTCATTCTATGGGGCTGGGGCCTCAGGATCCCCAGAAAGGACAGGGTTGGGATAAAGAGGGACCCATAAGGACAGCCCGGCTGTGgcagctgctctccctgctccgGGATGATCAGAGACCCCTGGCCAGAAAGCTGAGCAGCAGCCTTGCCTCAGCTCTGGGTGTCTGTGTGCAGGGGTGTGTGGGGGAAAGGAGCCATCGCTTGTCCAGCAGCCACTGCAAGCTGGGCACTGGTCACACTGGCCATCTGCCTTACCCCCTTTCATTCTCTCAGTACCTGTGAGGCCAAGCATCATTACCATCCTGGTTCAAAAGTAAGGACAGAGCCTCGGGCAAGTAAAGGGACTTGCTCAGACCTCAGCTGGGAAGTAgctgagctgggatttaaacccacaTCAAGGACAGTACCAGGCCTGGAGGCCGCCGTAGACCTATAAAAGGCCTTTggaggaattagaaaaagacacCTCCTCTGAGTGGGCAGGGCCCCCAGCCCTAAGCCAAGGTGGCAGGTAGTGTATCAGCCCCAATCCGTACCCTTTTTGAGGTGCTCTGTGCAGGGCACAAATCCCATAGCAGTCCATGGTGGCCCCTCAAGCCTCTGTGCTATATGGCCCCCCTTGCTGCAGAGCCCggctcccccgcctccccccaatCCCATCTTCTAACTGGGGACCCAGGACTCTGGGTCTGAAAAGTTGATCCAGCCATGACTTCCCCAACACTCACTGTCTCAGCCAAAGTCCACATCCCTCACCGGGTCTCCAGGCCCTGCCAAACACCTCAAGCCTGGGCTCTTGCCTCTCCACTCTTGCCAAAAGTTGGAAGCTCCTAGAAAGCCCCAAGTTCCCTCCAGACGCTGGGCCTTTGCCATGCTGctccctctgtctggaacactCCTCTCCTTTTCTGCCCACATGATGCCCACAGCAAAGCCTCGAGTCAGATCACCTCCTCCTTCTGAATgcagctctctgtgcctcagtttcatcttctgtgaaatggggatgatcatACCTGTTTCATTCAGTCACATTGATAATAAAGCAGTGCAGGTAACAAGCTCAGCCCGGTGCCTGGCAGCACCTGGTAAGTGGTAACTAAATGTTACCTGCTCTGGGTACTGCTACCCCTGCTCAGTTTCGTCGCCACTGCCTCCAAGAAGCCCCTCCCTGATGCCCCAGGCTCCCATGCTGCCTGATCTGGCCTTTCCACAGCCTGATCACTGGGGTTGTAGCTTGGAGGTTCTTGTTGGTTGTGCCACTAGAGAGCAGGAACCTCATTTGCCTTTCCCTGTGGGATTCTCAGTAccaggcacacagcaggtgttctATAAATATGTGTTGATTGACTGAAAGGCCACATCAAGGAGCAGAGACAAATCTGGTTTCGGATATTTCCCAGGGCCTGCCGGGTGCCCTGCTCTGAAAACACAGAGCTTGCTGAGCTTCCCAGGAAGGGTCTCTGGCTAGGgaaccttcagctcaggtggggGACTCTTCCTAGGGCCTAAGCCTTGCTGGGGGTTGTGGGTGGAggtccccgccctgcccccagcgcctgccccctcctcccgccctcACCCTCGCGGCTCCATCTGTGTGCAGTGCTGATCCTGATCGCCGTGGGACTGGAGGTGGCCCCCTCGCCAGGTGAGCGTCCCCTCCTACCTCCGCTGGCAGCGGGGGTCCCCTCAAGGGAAGAACTCGGGGACCCGCGAGCCCCCAGCCTCCTCGGAAGTTTGCTTCCACCCTCCTAGCAGGAAACGGTCCCTTCTACCGCGGACAGTGAGACTAGCCCAGGCAGGGACCCCTGAGCCCCGCCCCATGCCCCCCATCCTTGACTCGGCCCCTCCTCCTGCAGGTGTCTCCAGCGCCATCTTCTTCGTGCCCGGCTTCCTGTTGTTGGTTCCCGGAGGTGCGAAAGGGCttcggggcggggcggggcggggcggggcggggcctcggcGCTgaccggccccgccccgccccacagTCTACCACGTGA encodes the following:
- the TMEM134 gene encoding transmembrane protein 134 isoform X3, which produces MSATRPQFSIDDAFELSLEDAGPGPEFSGVARFGPLHFERRARFEVADEDKQSRLRYQNLENDEDGAQASPEPDGGVSNSSQWSFSTISNSTQRSYHACCSWTQHPLIQKNRRVVLASFLLLLLGLVLILIAVGLEVAPSPGVSSAIFFVPGFLLLVPGVYHVIFIYCAVKGHRGFQFFYLPYFEK
- the TMEM134 gene encoding transmembrane protein 134 isoform X2; its protein translation is MSATRPQFSIDDAFELSLEDAGPGPEFSGVARFGPLHFERRARFEVADEDKQSRLRYQNLENDEDGAQASPEPDGGVSNRDSSRTSIRSSQWSFSTISNSTQRSYHACCSWTQHPLIQKNRRVVLASFLLLLLGLGVSSAIFFVPGFLLLVPGVYHVIFIYCAVKGHRGFQFFYLPYFEK
- the TMEM134 gene encoding transmembrane protein 134 isoform X1, which codes for MSATRPQFSIDDAFELSLEDAGPGPEFSGVARFGPLHFERRARFEVADEDKQSRLRYQNLENDEDGAQASPEPDGGVSNRDSSRTSIRSSQWSFSTISNSTQRSYHACCSWTQHPLIQKNRRVVLASFLLLLLGLVLILIAVGLEVAPSPGVSSAIFFVPGFLLLVPGVYHVIFIYCAVKGHRGFQFFYLPYFEK